From the genome of Sphingobacterium kitahiroshimense, one region includes:
- the truA gene encoding tRNA pseudouridine(38-40) synthase TruA, whose amino-acid sequence MEKSRFFIEVAYFGKNYHGWQVQNNAISVQERLNEALAILLRVPTETIGAGRTDTGVHAKQLFVHFDADSTGILANPDRFLHALNGLLPHDIAVKSVLPVHQDAHARFDAVRRSYEYHLHFEKDPFIYAYSSFLRDIPDVEKMNKAAEFLLGKQDFSCFSKSNTQVFTNICTVSRAEWIWESEGKLVFHITADRFLRNMVRAVVGTLLEIGIKGKPISFMEEVIASQNRSMAGTSVPGQGLYLTEVAYPYPVK is encoded by the coding sequence ATGGAGAAAAGTAGATTTTTTATAGAAGTAGCTTATTTTGGGAAAAATTACCATGGCTGGCAGGTTCAAAATAATGCAATTTCTGTTCAAGAGCGATTGAATGAGGCTTTAGCAATTCTATTGCGTGTGCCAACAGAAACGATTGGAGCAGGTAGAACTGATACCGGTGTTCATGCCAAACAATTATTTGTTCATTTTGATGCAGATTCCACTGGAATATTAGCAAATCCAGATCGTTTTCTACATGCTTTGAATGGTTTATTACCTCATGATATTGCAGTTAAATCTGTTTTACCTGTTCATCAAGATGCCCATGCCCGTTTTGATGCGGTGCGTCGCTCTTATGAATATCATCTTCATTTCGAAAAAGATCCTTTTATATATGCATACTCTTCATTTTTAAGAGATATTCCCGATGTAGAAAAGATGAATAAAGCGGCTGAATTTTTGTTAGGAAAACAAGATTTTAGTTGTTTTAGCAAATCTAATACACAAGTTTTTACCAATATCTGCACGGTATCGAGAGCCGAATGGATATGGGAAAGTGAAGGGAAACTTGTTTTTCACATTACAGCAGATCGATTCTTACGTAATATGGTACGAGCTGTTGTTGGGACCCTGTTAGAGATCGGAATAAAAGGTAAACCAATTTCATTTATGGAAGAAGTCATTGCTAGTCAAAATCGTTCAATGGCTGGTACATCTGTACCGGGTCAGGGTTTGTATTTGACTGAAGTGGCCTACCCTTACCCTGTAAAATAG
- a CDS encoding ABC transporter ATP-binding protein: MSQEKIVGKTYDVNLLRRMVKYMKPYGNIFWISVVLTILLAAVAPALPILIQYTLDKYILQFNTSGLSLMFILMIVLLIVQTLVRYYHTLMTNTLGQSVIRDIRIEVFNHITKLRLKYFDQTPLGKLITRTISDLETISNIFSEGLIQIIGDLLQLVVILGVMFYTDWKLTLIVLVPMPLMIAATYIFKEAMKSAFQDVRKWVSNLNTFLQEHISGMGIIKYFAREEQEMNKFKDINGHHRNAHIRANWYFSIFFPVLEIIMAISLGLLVWFGAKQILGDVISAGVVVAFIMYINMIFRPIRELIDKFNTLQMGMVSAERIFEVLDTDEHTPNDGNLTPNHIHGEIEFKNVWFAYNDENWVLRDVSFKVAPGETLALVGATGAGKSSTINILSRFYEINKGQILLDGIDIREYELNFLRKTIATVLQDVFLFSDSILHNIDLHDQHITRESIISAAKQVGAHDFIMRLPGGYDYQVQERGATLSSGQAQLISFIRALVHDPRILVLDEATSSVDTETEELIQHAIDNLMVGRTAIVIAHRLSTIQKANKIIVLEKGEIMEVGTHHELLNIDGYYKKLYDLQFHSAGI; the protein is encoded by the coding sequence GTGAGTCAAGAGAAAATAGTAGGAAAAACATATGACGTCAATCTGTTACGTCGGATGGTTAAGTATATGAAACCTTACGGAAACATATTCTGGATCTCCGTGGTATTGACCATCTTATTAGCAGCGGTTGCGCCAGCACTGCCTATATTAATCCAATATACTCTGGATAAATATATATTACAGTTTAATACATCGGGACTCAGTTTGATGTTTATTCTGATGATTGTATTGCTTATTGTACAAACATTGGTCCGCTACTACCATACCCTTATGACCAATACGCTTGGACAATCGGTAATTCGTGACATCCGTATTGAAGTTTTTAATCATATCACCAAACTTAGATTAAAATATTTCGATCAGACGCCATTAGGAAAGTTGATAACACGAACCATTTCAGATCTGGAAACCATCTCCAATATTTTTTCTGAAGGGTTGATCCAAATTATTGGTGATCTATTGCAGCTCGTAGTTATACTCGGGGTCATGTTTTATACCGACTGGAAATTGACCTTGATTGTTCTCGTGCCGATGCCACTGATGATAGCTGCCACCTATATATTTAAAGAGGCTATGAAATCTGCTTTTCAGGATGTTCGGAAGTGGGTTTCCAATTTAAATACCTTTCTACAGGAGCATATCTCTGGAATGGGCATTATCAAGTACTTTGCCCGTGAAGAACAGGAGATGAATAAATTTAAAGATATCAATGGTCACCATCGGAATGCTCATATTCGTGCCAACTGGTATTTTTCAATATTTTTTCCAGTTTTGGAGATTATCATGGCTATTTCTTTGGGTTTATTGGTGTGGTTTGGAGCCAAGCAGATTTTAGGTGATGTCATCTCTGCGGGGGTAGTGGTGGCTTTTATCATGTATATCAATATGATCTTTCGCCCAATTCGCGAGCTAATCGATAAATTCAATACCCTACAGATGGGTATGGTGAGTGCGGAACGTATTTTTGAAGTCCTAGATACAGACGAACATACACCTAATGACGGAAATTTAACACCAAATCACATCCATGGAGAAATCGAATTTAAAAATGTATGGTTCGCTTATAACGATGAAAATTGGGTATTACGTGATGTTAGTTTTAAAGTAGCACCTGGAGAAACTTTAGCATTAGTTGGAGCTACAGGAGCAGGAAAATCATCTACTATTAATATTCTGAGCCGATTCTATGAAATCAATAAAGGTCAGATTTTACTCGATGGTATTGATATTAGGGAGTATGAATTGAATTTTCTACGGAAAACAATTGCAACAGTGCTTCAGGATGTTTTCTTATTTTCAGATTCTATCTTACATAATATAGATTTGCATGACCAACATATCACACGCGAATCCATCATTTCTGCAGCGAAACAAGTCGGGGCACATGATTTTATTATGAGATTACCAGGTGGGTACGATTATCAAGTGCAGGAAAGAGGGGCTACACTATCGTCAGGACAAGCACAACTGATTTCTTTTATAAGAGCTTTAGTACATGATCCACGAATTTTGGTATTGGATGAAGCAACTTCATCTGTCGATACGGAAACAGAAGAACTTATTCAACATGCTATTGATAATTTGATGGTGGGAAGAACAGCAATTGTGATTGCGCATCGATTATCGACAATTCAAAAAGCAAATAAGATTATTGTCTTAGAAAAAGGTGAGATCATGGAAGTGGGTACACACCATGAATTACTAAATATCGATGGCTATTATAAAAAATTGTATGATCTGCAATTCCATTCTGCAGGAATTTAA
- a CDS encoding glycoside hydrolase family 30 protein encodes MIYTLLLSCLITATSCNRDSYKPSASDNIKDKGDVTIYTTTNTRSQDFTKGYIDFSTKFNMSPNTITLDPNQKFQTMDGFGAAITGSTCYNLMKMSKEDRTKFLTETFSDEKGMGMNYIRIAIGCSDFSLSEYTCWDKEGKENFALQFEEKQYILPVLKEILAINPSIKIMGSPWTPPKWMKVNNLTDLKPFDSWTSGQLNPKHYQDYGWYFVQWLQAMKKEGITVSSITVQNEPLNRGNSASLYMTWQEQQAFIKQALGPQLKAAALETKIYAFDHNYNYDNIADQNDYPVKIYNDAGAASYIAGAAFHNYGGDKAELLDIHNQRPDKELVFTETSIGEWNEGRNLEKRLMEDMREVALGTVNNWSRAVIVWNLMLDTDKGPNREGGCQTCYGAVDISKSNFKNITRNSHYYIVGHLSSVVKSGAVRIGAKGYTAEGLVYTAFQNKDGSYAIVLLNDAEENRKITISDSKNHFSYEVPAKSVVSYRWAN; translated from the coding sequence ATGATATATACACTACTGTTGTCCTGTTTAATTACGGCAACATCATGTAACCGAGATAGCTATAAGCCTTCAGCTTCAGATAACATAAAAGACAAAGGCGATGTAACGATTTATACAACAACCAATACACGTTCCCAAGATTTTACAAAAGGATATATAGATTTCAGTACGAAATTTAATATGTCACCAAACACGATCACATTAGATCCGAACCAAAAGTTTCAAACGATGGACGGTTTTGGTGCCGCTATTACAGGATCTACTTGTTATAATTTGATGAAGATGAGCAAGGAAGATCGTACCAAGTTTTTAACAGAAACTTTTTCAGATGAAAAAGGTATGGGAATGAACTATATTAGAATCGCTATTGGATGTTCTGATTTCTCTTTAAGCGAGTATACTTGTTGGGATAAAGAAGGGAAAGAAAATTTTGCTTTGCAATTCGAAGAGAAGCAATATATCCTACCTGTGCTAAAAGAAATACTGGCAATCAATCCATCAATCAAAATTATGGGTTCTCCATGGACACCGCCCAAATGGATGAAAGTAAATAATTTGACAGATTTGAAACCTTTCGATTCTTGGACGAGTGGTCAATTAAACCCTAAGCATTACCAAGACTATGGATGGTATTTTGTGCAGTGGTTGCAGGCAATGAAAAAAGAAGGTATCACGGTATCTTCGATTACAGTTCAAAACGAACCGTTAAACCGTGGTAATTCGGCTTCGTTATACATGACCTGGCAAGAACAACAGGCTTTTATTAAACAAGCATTAGGTCCGCAATTGAAAGCAGCTGCGTTAGAAACTAAAATCTATGCCTTCGATCATAATTACAACTATGATAATATTGCTGATCAAAATGACTATCCTGTGAAAATTTATAACGATGCAGGTGCCGCTTCTTATATAGCTGGAGCCGCATTTCACAATTATGGCGGTGACAAAGCTGAATTATTGGATATTCATAACCAACGTCCAGATAAAGAACTGGTCTTTACAGAAACATCTATCGGAGAGTGGAATGAAGGTCGAAATCTTGAAAAGAGATTAATGGAAGATATGCGTGAAGTAGCGTTAGGAACGGTCAATAATTGGAGCCGGGCAGTTATAGTTTGGAATCTGATGTTAGACACCGATAAAGGACCAAATCGTGAAGGGGGATGCCAGACCTGTTATGGTGCTGTTGATATCAGTAAATCTAATTTTAAGAATATCACACGCAATTCGCACTACTACATTGTAGGACACCTTTCGTCAGTCGTAAAATCTGGTGCAGTTCGTATTGGAGCGAAAGGATATACAGCAGAGGGGCTAGTGTACACTGCATTTCAAAATAAAGATGGGTCTTATGCAATTGTATTGCTGAATGATGCCGAAGAAAATAGAAAGATTACAATAAGTGATTCAAAAAATCATTTTAGCTATGAGGTGCCAGCTAAATCAGTAGTTTCTTATCGTTGGGCCAATTAA
- a CDS encoding DUF5125 domain-containing protein, with product MKRPILNFLLGTVAVAALYSCKKDEKYVYQIGEPKLEVKSDISAAHFGDSLVFQVHASDQEIALSTVKVQLFFTDDQVSETTIRTKENGDYSGKIFIPFYKNVPNGKATLKFILQNISQKMTEQSYEIDLTRPDFPYLNLVTESKSYKMEKIGTNEYAVTESFPSSVKGYIQAPKVGEQGNPMNFGWVNNTVEIGSTTEIPFTNLTSGVYSIKFNTLSYEASPFINIYLNGNLLSRMDDDHFKGELELKNGEQVTFDGIDDVKNWWIDPDYFAQKSDGSINFNGINGKYRITVDFKLKYFLVEAMDGANLASLKADGTGAVWIIGEGIGKPGIATNQVGWSPEKALCMMPIGNKKYQITLKAGESIHASNINFKFFHQKDWGGEFGTTSISTDNDMIFIGDGNNGRDSGNLGIVSGKSLALGTSYILTVDLSQGNSKAILTVVKK from the coding sequence ATGAAAAGACCTATTTTAAATTTCCTATTAGGAACTGTCGCCGTTGCGGCGCTGTACTCCTGTAAAAAGGATGAAAAATATGTATATCAAATAGGTGAGCCCAAATTGGAAGTGAAATCAGATATTTCAGCAGCTCACTTTGGAGACAGTTTAGTATTTCAAGTGCATGCGTCGGATCAAGAGATTGCTTTATCGACTGTAAAAGTACAGTTGTTTTTTACAGATGACCAAGTGTCGGAAACCACTATACGAACAAAGGAAAACGGAGACTATTCTGGAAAGATCTTTATACCCTTTTATAAGAATGTGCCAAATGGTAAGGCAACGTTAAAATTCATTCTACAGAATATAAGTCAGAAAATGACTGAACAGTCTTATGAAATTGATTTGACTAGACCAGATTTTCCTTATTTGAATTTGGTAACAGAGTCTAAATCCTATAAGATGGAGAAAATAGGAACGAATGAATATGCGGTTACAGAAAGTTTTCCATCTTCAGTAAAGGGTTATATTCAGGCTCCAAAAGTAGGTGAGCAAGGAAATCCAATGAATTTTGGTTGGGTCAACAATACTGTTGAAATTGGATCTACGACCGAAATTCCTTTTACCAATTTAACTTCCGGTGTATATAGCATAAAGTTTAATACCTTGAGTTATGAAGCATCGCCATTCATAAATATTTATTTGAATGGTAATTTATTAAGTCGCATGGATGATGATCATTTTAAAGGAGAGTTGGAGCTGAAAAATGGTGAACAGGTTACATTTGATGGTATTGACGATGTAAAAAACTGGTGGATCGATCCGGATTATTTCGCACAAAAGTCAGATGGATCTATCAATTTTAACGGTATTAATGGAAAGTATCGTATAACGGTAGATTTTAAATTGAAGTATTTTCTTGTAGAAGCCATGGATGGAGCAAATCTGGCATCACTGAAAGCCGATGGTACAGGAGCTGTCTGGATTATTGGAGAAGGTATTGGTAAGCCGGGCATTGCAACTAACCAAGTCGGTTGGAGCCCAGAGAAGGCTTTGTGCATGATGCCGATCGGAAACAAAAAATATCAGATTACCTTAAAGGCCGGAGAGTCCATTCATGCAAGTAATATCAACTTCAAATTTTTCCATCAAAAGGATTGGGGGGGCGAGTTTGGAACAACAAGTATCAGTACAGATAATGATATGATTTTTATTGGTGACGGCAACAATGGCAGGGATTCGGGTAATTTAGGCATAGTTTCTGGTAAATCTCTTGCTTTAGGAACTAGCTATATTTTGACGGTAGATTTGAGTCAGGGTAATAGCAAAGCTATTCTGACAGTCGTGAAAAAATAA